From the Limanda limanda chromosome 2, fLimLim1.1, whole genome shotgun sequence genome, one window contains:
- the mgat3b gene encoding beta-1,4-mannosyl-glycoprotein 4-beta-N-acetylglucosaminyltransferase encodes MKMRRHRVFLLCTVGLCVISFLHYYKALHYVSLLRELSAPYPNIKSFIMVSGFFWREKGVASTPISPASPEEAPPLPVIRQPDAKARGASGAAGGGGGGGGGGEGGGKGLGIGGIMVGGGGVISSAGLEMRLREEAAAPYPWEKPEENQRGGSQDEERVEDRLRPQNPNLQVQPAEHDLPFAGKDHRGGSLRDQLPDSLEFLGDIHTHTHQLKEDKTPYFARTKAGALCFRQGTEVATPKEYSGKSGGAAANGAGEGARAGGAGQRKPLEVQQQPSIAPKAKTRARGNGKRLVKCVCRPGWHGPYCGVPTMVYHSNLPTKERLTPRETPRRVINAINVNHEFDLLHVRFRELAQAVDLFLVCESNFTAYGERRPLSFLRLLLNGTYDYVRHKILYVFLDHFPDGGRQDGWIVDDYLRTFLTHNGMSRVVGARPDDVFVINDADEIPAREGLLFLKLFDGWTEPFAIHMRKSLYGFFWKQFGSLEVVSGCTVGMLSDVYDGDGIKLRRREYYTMPGFRKYENDTGHILVQWSVGSPFHFAGWHCSWCFTPEGIYFKLVSAQNGDFPRWGDYEDKRDLSYIQDLIRTGGWFDGSVQEYPPADPKEHMYAPKYMLEHFERYRYLLQNPYSRVSGPSEG; translated from the exons ATGAAAATGCGGCGGCACCGGGTGTTCCTGCTCTGCACGGTGGGCCTGTGCGTCATCTCCTTCCTCCACTACTACAAGGCGCTGCACTATGTCTCCCTGCTGCGGGAGCTCTCCGCCCCCTACCCCAACATCAAGTCCTTCATCATGGTCTCCGGCTTCTTCTGGAGGGAGAAGGGCGTGGCCTCCACCCCGATCAGCCCCGCCTCCCCCGAAGAGGCCCCACCCTTACCGGTTATCCGTCAGCCGGACGCCAAAGCCAGAGGCGCGTCGGGTGctgcgggaggaggaggaggcggaggaggaggcggggaaggaggagggaagggTCTGGGGATCGGTGGGATCATGGTCGGAGGTGGTGGGGTTATTAGCAGCGCCGGGCTGGAGATGAGGCTgagggaggaggcggcggcTCCGTACCCCTGGGAGAAGCCTGAGGAGAACCAGCGGGGGGGTTCTCAAGACGAG GAGAGGGTTGAGGACCGTTTGCGACCGCAGAACCCCAACCTACAAGTTCAACCTGCTGAGCATGACCTCCCATTTGCTGGAAAAGACCACAGGGGGGGGTCCCTCAGGGATCAATTGCCGGACTCCTTGGAATTCTTGGGagacatccacacacacacacaccagctgaaAGAGGACAAAACACCGTACTTTGCCCGAACCAAAGCCGGGGCTCTTTGCTTTAGGCAGGGGACAGAGGTGGCTACACCCAAGGAGTACTCGGGGAAATCAGGGGGGGCcgcggccaacggagccggggAAGGGGCTCGGGCCGGGGGTGCTGGGCAACGGAAACCTCTGGAGGTCCAGCAGCAGCCCTCCATAGCGCCCAAGGCCAAGACGAGGGCCAGGGGCAACGGGAAGCGGctggtgaagtgtgtgtgtcggccGGGGTGGCACGGACCTTACTGTGGGGTTCCCACCATGGTGTATCACTCCAACCTGCCCACCAAGGAGCGGCTGACCCCCAGGGAGACGCCGCGGAGGGTGATCAACGCCATCAACGTCAACCACGAGTTCGACCTGCTGCACGTGCGCTTCCGCGAGCTCGCCCAAGCCGTCGATCTGTTCCTCGTCTGTGAATCCAACTTTACTGCCTACGGCGAGAGACGGCCGCTGAG TTTCCTGCGGCTCCTCCTCAACGGTACGTACGACTACGTGCGTCACAAGATCCTCTACGTGTTCCTCGACCACTTCCCAGACGGCGGGCGGCAGGACGGCTGGATCGTGGACGACTACCTGCGAACCTTCCTGACGCATAACGGCATGTCCCGGGTGGTCGGCGCCCGGCCGGACGATGTGTTTGTCATCAACGACGCCGATGAGATCCCAGCACGCGagggcctcctcttcctcaagcTGTTCGACGGCTGGACAGAACCTTTCGCCATCCACATGCGCAAG TCCCTGTATGGATTCTTCTGGAAGCAGTTCGGCTCTCTGGAGGTGGTCTCGGGCTGCACGGTGGGGATGCTCAGCGACGTGTACGACGGCGACGGGATCAAACTGCGGCGCCGGGAGTACTACACCATGCCGGGGTTCCGCAAGTACGAGAACGACACGGGCCACATCCTGGTGCAGTGGTCGGTGGGCAGCCCCTTCCACTTCGCTGGCTGGCACTGCTCCTGGTGCTTCACGCCCGAGGGCATCTACTTCAAGCTGGTGTCGGCGCAGAACGGAGACTTCCCGCGCTGGGGAGACTACGAGGACAAGCGAGATCTCAGCTACATCCAGGATCTGATCCGAACCGGGGGTTGGTTCGACGGCTCCGTGCAAGAATATCCTCCGGCGGACCCCAAAGAGCACATGTACGCCCCCAAGTACATGCTGGAGCACTTTGAGAGGTACCGCTACCTCCTTCAGAACCCGTACAGCCGGGTGTCCGGTCCGAGCGAGGGCTAG